A region of Sphingobium baderi DNA encodes the following proteins:
- a CDS encoding CpaF family protein: MWKIDKSGPVETERAETPEEVNDQRRERDEQRHIDLKVALHQKLLDLINLSALDSMSRAQVEAEIGEIVYEQLALQKHALNQEERRRLVGDILDELLGLGPLEPLLKDATVNDILVNGYNLVFVERHGRLVETPVRFKDEKHLLRIIQKIVSAIGRRVDESAPYVDARLADGSRVHAIVPPLAVDGSLLSIRKFARVPIDMAKLVALGSVPEAVADVLQAVVGGRRNVLISGGTGSGKTTLLNAMSASIAADERILTIEDSAELQLQQRHVARLETRPANLEGRGEVTQRDLVKNALRMRPDRIIVGEVRAGEAFDMLQAMNTGHDGSMTTVHANTPRDALARLEQMIGMSGIDIAPRSARAQIASAINVVVQVGRLADGRRRLLSLSEITGMEGEVITMQEIFRFRMTGRDEYGGVLGRFEATGIRPHFLGELADRGLHLPPELFRPDMVIH; this comes from the coding sequence ATGTGGAAGATCGACAAATCCGGTCCGGTCGAGACGGAGCGCGCAGAAACGCCCGAAGAGGTCAATGACCAGCGCCGCGAACGGGACGAGCAGCGGCATATCGATCTGAAGGTGGCGCTGCATCAGAAGTTATTGGACCTTATCAACCTGTCGGCGCTGGACAGCATGTCGCGCGCGCAGGTCGAAGCCGAGATCGGCGAGATCGTCTATGAACAGCTTGCGCTTCAGAAACATGCACTCAACCAGGAGGAAAGGCGGCGGCTGGTTGGCGATATATTGGACGAACTGCTGGGGCTGGGGCCGCTGGAACCTCTGCTGAAGGACGCCACGGTCAACGACATATTGGTCAACGGCTATAACCTGGTGTTCGTGGAACGGCACGGGCGGCTTGTGGAAACGCCGGTGCGCTTCAAGGATGAGAAGCATCTGCTGCGTATCATCCAGAAGATCGTGTCGGCGATCGGACGTCGGGTGGATGAATCGGCGCCTTATGTCGACGCCCGGTTGGCGGACGGGTCGCGCGTCCATGCCATCGTGCCGCCGCTGGCGGTGGATGGATCGCTGCTTTCCATCCGCAAATTCGCGCGCGTGCCGATCGACATGGCGAAGCTGGTGGCGCTGGGCAGTGTTCCAGAAGCGGTGGCCGACGTGTTGCAGGCAGTGGTCGGGGGGCGGCGCAACGTGTTGATTTCCGGCGGCACGGGATCGGGCAAGACGACGCTGCTCAACGCCATGTCCGCGTCCATCGCGGCCGATGAACGCATCCTGACCATCGAGGATTCCGCAGAGCTTCAGTTGCAGCAGCGCCATGTGGCGCGCCTTGAAACGCGGCCCGCCAATCTGGAGGGGCGGGGCGAAGTCACGCAACGCGATCTGGTGAAGAATGCGCTGCGTATGCGGCCGGACCGGATCATCGTCGGCGAAGTCCGCGCCGGTGAAGCCTTTGACATGTTGCAGGCGATGAATACCGGCCATGACGGGTCGATGACCACGGTCCACGCTAACACGCCGCGCGATGCGCTGGCGCGCCTGGAACAGATGATCGGGATGAGCGGAATCGATATTGCGCCCCGCTCCGCCCGCGCGCAGATCGCTTCGGCGATCAATGTGGTGGTGCAGGTGGGACGGCTTGCCGATGGGCGCAGGCGGTTGCTCAGCCTGTCGGAGATCACCGGCATGGAAGGGGAAGTCATCACCATGCAGGAGATTTTCCGTTTCCGCATGACGGGCCGTGACGAATATGGCGGGGTACTAGGCCGGTTCGAAGCGACCGGGATCAGGCCGCATTTCCTGGGCGAGCTGGCGGATCGCGGGCTGCATCTGCCGCCCGAACTGTTCCGGCCCGATATGGTGATCCACTGA
- a CDS encoding A24 family peptidase, translating to MTHIILALVTLLLILAAVQDVMMLRISNAFPVALILLFGAWVAVVGFTAALWSNALSFLVVLGMGAFFFSRQWLGGGDVKLLAASALWFSFKGLLPLVVHVTILGGMLALVFILLRRLVPAGNKEGGNPALKAKGPIPYGLAIAAGVIACLYLYGPHPSPAGGLPSYMRVN from the coding sequence ATGACGCATATCATTCTGGCTCTGGTGACGCTGCTGTTGATCCTGGCCGCTGTGCAGGATGTTATGATGTTGCGGATTTCAAATGCCTTTCCCGTGGCGCTGATCCTCCTGTTCGGCGCGTGGGTGGCCGTTGTCGGCTTTACTGCGGCCTTGTGGTCCAACGCGCTGTCCTTCCTTGTCGTGCTGGGGATGGGGGCCTTCTTCTTTTCCCGCCAGTGGCTTGGTGGCGGCGATGTGAAATTGCTGGCGGCGAGCGCCCTGTGGTTCTCGTTCAAGGGTCTGCTGCCTCTGGTCGTCCATGTAACGATATTGGGCGGTATGCTGGCGCTGGTTTTCATCCTGTTGCGCCGGCTTGTCCCAGCCGGGAACAAGGAGGGTGGAAATCCTGCCTTGAAAGCTAAGGGACCGATTCCCTACGGCTTGGCCATTGCCGCAGGCGTGATTGCCTGCCTGTATCTTTACGGGCCGCATCCATCGCCTGCCGGTGGACTTCCGTCCTATATGCGAGTGAATTGA
- a CDS encoding type II secretion system F family protein codes for MPSYVIRIMVLVLLFVAVLLAIEGGAGWYRSRVGTSRAVNKRLKLIASGAQRNVVLSKLRRDDEAARYDAESPFGRMALKLVHMLHGAGIPYTAQLVMSGMALAVAILFVLVMLLAGVGGYALTGGVILLALVFAIALGAGLPLSVISRLNQRRHKKMEDQFPVALDTFVRALRAGHPIAAALDLLTVEMKDPIGTEFGIVADEVTYGADLRDALQRMAERWGMNDLHMFVVSLSIQSETGGNLAEILENLSGVIRERHSLFMKVRALSSEGRTTALMLTVLPVLAFVALFMMNPGFYLDVAQDRMFIIGFGGLAMLYAVGFVTIRRMVDIKV; via the coding sequence ATGCCCAGCTATGTCATCCGCATCATGGTGCTGGTGCTGCTGTTCGTGGCGGTGTTGCTAGCCATCGAGGGGGGTGCGGGCTGGTATCGCAGCCGCGTTGGAACGAGCCGCGCCGTCAACAAACGGTTGAAGCTGATCGCCAGTGGCGCGCAGCGCAATGTCGTGCTGTCCAAGCTGCGCCGCGATGATGAGGCCGCGCGCTATGATGCGGAAAGTCCGTTCGGCCGCATGGCGTTGAAACTGGTGCACATGCTGCATGGCGCGGGCATCCCCTATACCGCACAGCTGGTGATGAGCGGCATGGCGCTGGCGGTGGCTATCCTGTTCGTGCTGGTAATGCTGCTGGCAGGCGTGGGCGGTTACGCGTTGACCGGCGGTGTAATCCTCTTAGCGCTGGTCTTTGCGATTGCGCTGGGTGCGGGCTTGCCGCTGTCGGTGATTTCGCGCCTTAACCAGCGGCGGCACAAGAAGATGGAGGACCAATTCCCGGTGGCGCTCGACACATTCGTCCGCGCCTTGCGGGCTGGGCATCCGATCGCGGCGGCGCTGGACCTGCTGACCGTCGAGATGAAAGACCCCATCGGCACCGAATTCGGCATTGTCGCGGACGAAGTGACCTATGGCGCGGACTTGCGGGATGCCCTGCAACGCATGGCCGAAAGGTGGGGCATGAACGACCTGCATATGTTTGTCGTGTCGCTTTCGATCCAGAGCGAAACGGGCGGCAATCTGGCCGAAATTCTCGAAAATCTGTCCGGCGTTATCCGGGAGCGCCACAGCCTGTTCATGAAGGTGCGCGCGTTGAGCTCCGAAGGTCGGACGACGGCGTTGATGCTGACGGTATTGCCCGTGCTAGCGTTCGTTGCGCTATTCATGATGAATCCCGGCTTTTATCTGGACGTGGCGCAGGACCGCATGTTCATCATCGGGTTCGGCGGTCTCGCGATGCTTTATGCCGTCGGATTCGTCACGATCCGGCGCATGGTCGACATTAAGGTCTAG
- a CDS encoding response regulator has translation MAKLIVVDDHPIFLDGLTQFLKSNGHDVLGSAKSEREAMELVASKEADILILDLSMKDGGGLSVLGEVRASGYSMPAIFLTVYISPAQTLAAVAMGVNGIVLKESDPQELLACIAKVEAGENCIDPAIMDRALRYSVNAKSKKPKSVHLLTEREKEISQLIRAGLRNRAIAEKCGLTEGTVKVHLHSIFQKLGVKSRAELIVSMIPEETH, from the coding sequence ATGGCCAAGCTTATCGTAGTCGACGATCATCCAATATTTCTGGATGGCCTCACTCAATTTCTGAAAAGCAATGGCCACGATGTTCTGGGCAGTGCCAAGTCGGAACGGGAAGCCATGGAACTTGTCGCGAGCAAGGAAGCCGACATCCTCATCCTGGACCTCAGCATGAAGGACGGGGGCGGCCTGTCCGTCCTCGGTGAAGTGCGCGCCAGCGGATATTCAATGCCCGCAATCTTTCTGACCGTTTACATTTCCCCGGCGCAGACACTGGCCGCGGTCGCAATGGGTGTGAACGGTATCGTGCTCAAGGAAAGTGATCCGCAGGAATTGCTCGCCTGCATCGCCAAGGTCGAAGCCGGCGAAAATTGCATCGACCCAGCGATCATGGACAGGGCGTTGCGCTACAGCGTCAATGCCAAGAGCAAGAAACCCAAGTCCGTCCACCTGCTGACCGAACGGGAGAAGGAAATTTCGCAACTCATTCGCGCAGGTCTGCGTAATCGAGCCATTGCTGAAAAATGCGGCCTGACCGAAGGCACGGTCAAGGTCCATCTGCACAGCATTTTCCAGAAGCTTGGCGTCAAGTCGCGCGCCGAACTGATCGTTTCGATGATCCCCGAAGAAACGCACTAA
- a CDS encoding sensor histidine kinase — MERLARLSGLTLGRIAAWVSRSPMIILAVARIAVAFLAQTSLEAIGGQYPDMAPTLVYVSFALLAWAVLFPAVLFLPTRIEMAVRPVILLIDFQLLMVIVALLRQLELPALGATLILLWAVHERLGRTIATMIAGGVILLVLLRHHYEPWGMHAFRSDILIKIDGATVLIGCLGALALMGVMVRRGHLQHWADRLQAVGGNMHSLPTSALLEELSRIGDARKVGLIWRNLDNGEVRCFAWDSGACDTPSLPDALVSELLNSRIADTPFLFNRQSEEVLVRNSIGTLRFRSVPELIEAQSRIFGMAYGVGFPIAAGDISGTVLIETRHGWTAGALDQLVSIQEGVESFFERFYFLSAWRERSFAEARQALSRDLHDSVLQTLAAMRMRLATMRGQIEGQKPIDITRDIQDLEDLVIREQAELRALLNESARTVHERQDLVARIRQCAVTASSQWGIDCHPLFDQDEILVSRTIAIQVEFLIREMAANAVQHAKARRLSIAISVADGHLMIAFRDDSGRRKGEIPLTDDGKELIVQSRSLTQRLTSIGGRAYFDKLDKSSLLSIQIPITKDRSSI; from the coding sequence GTGGAACGACTCGCAAGGCTTTCAGGACTGACTTTGGGTCGCATAGCGGCATGGGTCAGCCGCTCGCCCATGATCATCCTGGCCGTCGCGCGGATTGCCGTGGCCTTCCTCGCACAGACGAGCCTGGAGGCCATTGGCGGCCAATATCCGGACATGGCGCCGACTCTGGTTTATGTGTCGTTCGCCCTTCTGGCCTGGGCAGTCCTTTTCCCGGCGGTCCTGTTCCTGCCGACGCGGATCGAAATGGCCGTCCGACCGGTGATCCTGTTGATCGATTTCCAATTGCTGATGGTGATCGTTGCGCTGCTCCGACAGTTGGAACTGCCAGCGCTGGGGGCCACGCTCATCCTTCTCTGGGCGGTGCATGAACGGCTGGGGAGAACGATCGCGACCATGATCGCGGGAGGCGTGATCCTGCTGGTGCTCTTGCGCCATCATTATGAGCCATGGGGGATGCACGCATTTCGTTCGGACATATTGATCAAGATCGATGGCGCGACCGTGCTGATCGGATGTTTGGGCGCGCTGGCGCTCATGGGCGTGATGGTGCGCCGCGGACACTTGCAGCATTGGGCGGACCGGCTTCAGGCCGTAGGTGGCAATATGCACAGCCTGCCTACCTCAGCCCTGCTGGAGGAGCTGTCACGCATCGGCGACGCGCGCAAGGTCGGGCTGATCTGGCGTAATCTGGACAACGGCGAAGTGCGCTGCTTCGCATGGGACAGCGGCGCCTGCGATACGCCCAGCCTGCCCGACGCGCTCGTATCGGAACTGTTGAATTCCCGGATTGCCGACACGCCGTTCCTGTTCAACCGGCAATCGGAGGAAGTGCTCGTCAGAAACAGCATAGGCACGCTGCGTTTCCGATCGGTGCCGGAATTGATCGAGGCGCAATCCCGCATTTTCGGCATGGCTTATGGTGTCGGCTTTCCTATCGCCGCCGGAGATATTTCCGGCACGGTGCTCATCGAAACACGCCATGGCTGGACCGCCGGCGCCCTCGATCAGCTGGTTTCCATTCAGGAAGGCGTCGAATCCTTTTTCGAGCGCTTCTACTTCCTTTCCGCCTGGCGCGAGCGGTCCTTTGCGGAGGCTCGGCAGGCATTGAGCCGCGACCTGCATGACAGCGTGCTACAGACGCTGGCGGCGATGCGGATGCGTCTGGCCACGATGCGCGGTCAAATTGAAGGGCAAAAGCCGATCGACATCACGCGAGACATACAAGACCTGGAAGATCTGGTCATCCGCGAGCAAGCTGAACTGCGGGCACTTCTGAACGAAAGCGCCCGCACCGTGCATGAGCGGCAGGACCTTGTCGCGCGGATCAGGCAATGCGCCGTGACCGCCTCAAGCCAATGGGGCATCGATTGTCATCCGCTCTTCGATCAGGACGAAATCCTCGTATCCCGCACCATCGCCATCCAGGTCGAATTCCTCATCCGCGAGATGGCAGCCAACGCCGTCCAACATGCCAAGGCGCGTAGGCTATCAATCGCCATATCTGTCGCGGATGGCCATCTGATGATTGCATTTCGCGATGATTCCGGACGGCGCAAAGGTGAAATCCCGCTTACAGACGACGGTAAGGAGTTGATTGTGCAGTCCCGTTCCCTGACGCAGCGATTGACTTCCATTGGAGGAAGAGCTTATTTTGACAAACTGGACAAAAGCTCCCTGTTAAGTATTCAGATACCTATAACCAAAGATAGGTCGTCAATATAA
- a CDS encoding type II secretion system F family protein, translating into MGEQFTSRYLILGIVFIVVVVAVMVASTIVSRNVAVRRRLENLSGMTADMGSVTLRGAQVSNEWTRIAARLEKAGLSLADTKNEALRRRLIAAGYVSPEAPRIFTLIRLILTLGLPALLLLFSLASAEPPSIFKLYIFGVGVAVFGLYLPNLWIAAKADRRREAIVNGFPDALDLMLVCVEAGLGLEAALDRVGRELALSQPLVSQMLGKVVLELRAGRSRADALRGMADDNEIEEIRSFATMLIQSDQLGTSVGQTLRVYAAEMREKRRMRAEEKAHKLPVKLSVPLVACMLPVMIGVLMLPAMIRVVRELLPAMGG; encoded by the coding sequence ATGGGGGAACAGTTCACATCGCGCTATCTGATCCTGGGGATCGTGTTCATCGTGGTGGTAGTGGCCGTCATGGTGGCGAGCACGATTGTCAGCCGCAATGTCGCTGTGCGCCGCCGTCTCGAAAATTTGAGCGGGATGACGGCGGACATGGGCAGCGTAACACTGCGTGGGGCGCAGGTCAGCAATGAATGGACCCGCATCGCCGCTCGGCTGGAGAAGGCGGGCCTGTCGCTCGCCGATACGAAGAACGAGGCGCTTCGCAGGCGGTTGATCGCGGCGGGCTATGTCAGCCCGGAAGCACCGCGCATATTCACCCTGATCCGGCTGATACTGACGTTGGGACTTCCGGCGCTGCTGCTTCTCTTCAGCCTTGCGTCGGCGGAGCCGCCCAGCATCTTCAAGCTCTATATTTTCGGCGTGGGTGTGGCGGTATTCGGGCTATACCTGCCAAATCTGTGGATCGCGGCCAAGGCTGATCGGCGGCGCGAGGCCATCGTCAACGGCTTTCCCGACGCGCTCGACCTGATGCTCGTATGCGTCGAAGCTGGACTTGGGTTGGAGGCCGCGCTTGACAGAGTGGGGCGCGAACTGGCCCTTTCGCAGCCTTTGGTGTCGCAGATGCTGGGTAAGGTCGTGCTGGAACTGCGTGCGGGGCGCAGCCGCGCCGATGCCCTGCGCGGCATGGCGGACGATAATGAGATCGAGGAGATTCGATCCTTTGCGACCATGCTGATCCAATCGGACCAGCTAGGCACAAGCGTGGGGCAGACCCTGCGCGTCTATGCCGCCGAAATGCGGGAAAAGCGGCGGATGCGCGCGGAAGAAAAGGCGCACAAGCTGCCGGTCAAGCTGTCCGTGCCGCTTGTTGCATGCATGTTGCCTGTGATGATCGGCGTTCTGATGCTGCCGGCGATGATCCGGGTGGTGCGGGAATTGCTGCCGGCGATGGGGGGATAA
- a CDS encoding tetratricopeptide repeat protein codes for MKAALALLALSGALFSAIVRAEDVAEASDGSPDSVFLDQIEEAADAGRFVQVAAMLKRTPQQDTPRLAVIEAQLLAAAGRPEAALTALEKVEAAGYRSCRLSRLVGDLLDRGGKVEEAEPHLLNAVRQCPGTWQGWEALALHYDRRQQWARSGSAYETAFRLTDRPARIANNYGVSLLRQGRAKEAANLFAEAVSRDGSNPRYRNNEDSARAKAGLPLRDAVEPVGEDQALRLADAVRRAGQMQAFAAGIEEKKGEP; via the coding sequence GTGAAAGCCGCGCTGGCCCTGCTTGCGCTGAGCGGCGCGCTGTTCTCCGCCATCGTGCGGGCGGAAGATGTGGCCGAGGCATCGGATGGCAGTCCGGACAGCGTTTTTCTCGATCAGATCGAAGAGGCGGCGGATGCGGGCCGGTTCGTGCAGGTTGCGGCGATGCTCAAGCGAACGCCGCAGCAGGACACACCCAGGCTGGCGGTGATCGAAGCGCAATTGCTGGCGGCCGCGGGACGGCCGGAAGCGGCATTGACGGCATTGGAAAAGGTGGAGGCGGCGGGATATCGTTCCTGCCGGTTGTCGCGGCTTGTGGGCGATCTTCTCGACCGGGGCGGGAAGGTGGAGGAGGCGGAGCCTCATCTGTTGAACGCGGTCCGCCAATGTCCCGGCACATGGCAGGGATGGGAAGCGCTGGCACTCCATTATGACCGGCGCCAGCAATGGGCCAGGAGCGGTTCGGCTTATGAAACGGCTTTCCGCCTGACGGATCGCCCGGCACGCATCGCCAATAATTATGGCGTCTCTCTGCTGCGGCAAGGGCGGGCGAAAGAGGCGGCCAATCTGTTCGCCGAAGCGGTGAGCCGGGACGGATCAAACCCTCGCTATCGCAACAATGAAGATAGCGCGCGGGCGAAAGCTGGATTGCCTTTGCGGGATGCTGTGGAACCGGTTGGGGAGGATCAGGCGCTGCGTCTGGCCGATGCCGTTCGGCGGGCGGGGCAGATGCAGGCATTCGCTGCCGGGATCGAGGAAAAGAAGGGGGAACCATGA
- a CDS encoding tetratricopeptide repeat protein, with translation MSRASCILLMFAAGTLPACSAFSGGKKVEVRAMGGNAIRPSDVASAQALFRRGEYALAIETYRQLLRTQPDNADVYNGLAVSYAALGRHDLSNRFFELALSLDPASTKVRRNYALSLERQGRMEDANVLLGQIGSTPRVSLAQIAERSVSAEGEAQKMAAPGPHLSRQSDGEVRLATALPEKSVALGIWANSITVKIIDRPAADKTDKQAAPDKTAPETPVAETAGEGEKLSINAAGRRDRAFARLWTRIRTLEAGG, from the coding sequence ATGAGCAGAGCCAGTTGCATCCTGTTGATGTTCGCCGCAGGAACCCTGCCGGCATGTTCGGCCTTTTCGGGCGGCAAGAAGGTGGAGGTGCGCGCAATGGGCGGCAATGCCATCCGGCCGTCCGATGTTGCGTCAGCCCAAGCCCTGTTCCGGCGCGGGGAATATGCGCTGGCGATCGAAACCTATCGCCAGCTTTTGCGTACTCAGCCGGACAATGCGGATGTCTATAATGGGCTTGCGGTCAGCTACGCCGCACTGGGACGGCATGACTTGAGTAACCGCTTCTTCGAACTGGCATTGTCCCTTGATCCCGCCAGTACGAAAGTAAGGCGCAACTATGCGCTTAGCCTGGAGCGGCAGGGGCGGATGGAAGACGCCAATGTGCTGTTGGGACAGATCGGCTCAACGCCGCGGGTCAGTCTGGCCCAGATAGCGGAACGATCCGTTTCGGCCGAGGGAGAGGCGCAGAAAATGGCGGCGCCGGGACCGCACCTCAGCCGTCAGTCCGACGGCGAAGTTCGGCTTGCGACGGCGCTTCCCGAAAAATCGGTGGCGCTGGGTATATGGGCGAACAGCATCACCGTGAAGATCATCGACAGGCCAGCGGCGGACAAGACGGACAAGCAGGCGGCGCCGGACAAGACCGCGCCTGAAACGCCCGTTGCGGAAACGGCTGGTGAGGGGGAGAAATTGTCGATCAACGCCGCAGGCCGCAGGGACCGGGCGTTCGCACGGCTGTGGACGCGCATCCGCACTCTGGAGGCCGGAGGGTGA